A DNA window from Setaria viridis chromosome 2, Setaria_viridis_v4.0, whole genome shotgun sequence contains the following coding sequences:
- the LOC117842429 gene encoding trimethyltridecatetraene synthase, producing MELPPWASFLGVVLATVMLLKAIVCRHRRRRAYNLPPGPKPWPIIGNLDLMGALPHRSIHELSRKYGPLMQLQFGSFPVVVGSSVDMAKFFLKTHDVVFTDRPKTAAGKYTTYNYRDITWSPYGAYWRQARKMCLTELFSAKRLESYEYIRAAEVRALLRDLHAVSGSGRAVMLKDYLSTVSLNVITRMVLGKKYLDKEVAAGGSSVTTPEEFKWMLDELFLLNGVLNIGDSIPWLDWMDLQGYIKRMKKLGKMFDRFLEHVVEEHNQRRLREGKSFVAKDMVDVLLQIADDPSLEVELNRESVKAFTQDLIAGGTESSAVTVEWAISELLKKPEVFTKATEELDRVIGRGRWVTEKDIPQLPYVDAIVKETMRLHPVAPMLVPRLSREDTTVAGYDIPAGTRVLVSVWSIGRDPTLWDAPEEFMPERFLGSKLDVKGQDYELLPFGSGRRMCPGYSLGLKVIQVSLANLLHGFSWSLPDGLTKEELSMEEIFGLSTPRKFPLEAVVEPKLPAHLYAEA from the exons ATGGAGCTTCCGCCATGGGCGTCTTtcctcggcgtggtgctcgccACCGTGATGCTTCTCAAGGCCATcgtctgccgccaccgccgccgccgcgcgtacAACCTCCCGCCGGGGCCCAAGCCGTGGCCGATCATCGGCAACCTGGACCTGATGGGCGCGCTCCCGCACCGCTCCATCCACGAGCTGTCCAGGAAGTACGGACCGCTGATGCAGCTCCAGTTCGGGTCGTTCCCCGTGGTGGTCGGCTCGTCGGTGGACATGGCCAAGTTCTTCCTCAAGACCCACGACGTGGTGTTCACTGACCGGCCCAAGACCGCCGCCGGCAAGTACACCACCTACAACTACCGCGACATCACCTGGTCCCCCTACGGCGCCTACTGGCGGCAGGCGCGCAAGATGTGCCTCACCGAGCTCTTCAGCGCCAAGCGCCTCGAGTCGTACGAGTACATCCGCGCCGCCGAGGTGCGCGCGCTGCTGCGCGACCTGCACGCCGTCTCCGGCTCCGGCCGCGCCGTCATGCTCAAGGACTACCTGTCCACGGTGAGCCTGAACGTGATCACCCGCATGGTGCTCGGCAAGAAGTACCTGGACAAGGAGGTGGCTGCCGGTGGGTCTTCCGTGACCACCCCCGAGGAGTTCAAGTGGATGCTCGACGAGCTGTTCCTGCTCAACGGCGTGCTCAACATCGGCGACTCCATCCCGTGGCTCGACTGGATGGACCTGCAGGGGTACatcaagaggatgaagaagctCGGCAAGATGTTCGACCGGTTCCTGGAGCACGTCGTGGAGGAGCACAACCAGCGGCGGTTGCGCGAGGGGAAGAGCTTCGTCGCCAAGGACATGGTCGACGTGCTGCTGCAGATCGCCGACGACCCTTCCCTGGAGGTCGAGCTGAACAGGGAGAGCGTCAAGGCTTTCACTCAG GACCTCATCGCCGGCGGAACAGAGAGCTCTGCGGTCACCGTCGAGTGGGCCATCTCAGAGCTCCTCAAGAAGCCCGAGGTCTTCACCAAGGCAACAGAGGAGCTGGACCGTGTGATCGGCCGCGGCCGCTGGGTCACGGAGAAGGACATTCCCCAGCTCCCGTACGTGGACGCCATCGTCAAGGAGACGATGCGGCTGCACCCGGTGGCGCCCATGCTGGTGCCCCGCTTGTCCCGCGAGGACACGACCGTGGCCGGCTACGACATCCCCGCCGGCACGCGCGTGCTCGTCAGCGTGTGGTCCATCGGCCGAGACCCCACGCTGTGGGACGCTCCGGAGGAGTTCATGCCGGAGCGATTCCTCGGCAGCAAGCTTGACGTGAAGGGGCAAGATTACGAGTTGCTGCCGTTCGGATCCGGCCGGCGGATGTGCCCCGGGTACAGCCTCGGCCTGAAGGTCATCCAGGTGAGCCTCGCCAACCTGCTGCACGGCTTCTCGTGGAGCCTCCCCGATGGCCTCACCAAGGAGGAGCTGAGCATGGAGGAGATCTTCGGCCTGTCCACGCCGCGCAAGTTCCCGCTCGAGGCCGTCGTCGAGCCCAAGCTGCCAGCACACCTCTACGCCGAGGCTTGA